In the genome of Pyrobaculum islandicum DSM 4184, the window GTGGTATCGGGCGGCTTGAAAAACCTCTGGCACGCCCCTGTACAACGGCCCGCCGAGGTGGCGCACTTGGCTGGTCTTGCCGTGTTTTATTGTCTTCGCCCTCCTGATCTTTGCGCCAAAGACGTGTCCTATGATCTGGTGGCCTAGGCAGACGCCTAGTATGGGTATCCTCCCGCTGAACTCCCTCACGATGTCGGGCGAGTTCCCCACGTCGCGGGGGTTAGCCGGGTGTCCAGGGCCTGGCGAGATTATTATCCTGTCTGGCCTAATTCTCTCAACGATTTTGACAGTCACCTCGTCGTTTCTCAACACAAGCGGCCGGCTGCCCAGCTCGCCAATGTAGTGGGCAATGTTGTAGACAAAGCTGTCGTAGTTGTCTACGATCAGAGTCAAGTCCATGGCCCACCCTCCACGACGGCTCTGAGCGCTGCAAGCTTAGACTCGGTCTCTCTAAACTCACGCTCGGGCGTGGAGTCATACACAACCCCCGCCCCGGCTTGTATACGGAGGGAGTCGCCCATGGCCACTATAG includes:
- a CDS encoding aminodeoxychorismate/anthranilate synthase component II, which encodes MDLTLIVDNYDSFVYNIAHYIGELGSRPLVLRNDEVTVKIVERIRPDRIIISPGPGHPANPRDVGNSPDIVREFSGRIPILGVCLGHQIIGHVFGAKIRRAKTIKHGKTSQVRHLGGPLYRGVPEVFQAARYHSLVVDELPPVLVAEAYSLDDGEIMGLRHVEHPVYGVQFHPESVATPLGKRILKNFLDLTI